Proteins co-encoded in one Halorussus vallis genomic window:
- a CDS encoding DUF7331 family protein, giving the protein MTSKYESDNTTRSETLSEDQRYAAFRDGAGSVVVYDTRNGNAWIQADCAVDIDGMA; this is encoded by the coding sequence ATGACCTCCAAGTACGAAAGCGACAACACGACTCGCTCCGAAACGCTCTCCGAAGACCAGCGGTACGCCGCGTTCCGCGACGGCGCCGGTTCGGTCGTCGTCTACGACACTCGAAACGGAAACGCGTGGATTCAGGCCGACTGCGCGGTCGACATCGACGGGATGGCCTAG
- a CDS encoding oligosaccharide flippase family protein, giving the protein MDVKRISRGLKATVGARTLHMVASGLLTLVLTRFLISQSEYGLLGSAVAVLGVAQLFGDLGIGKAAARYVTEYREKDPGQVPHVLRAAVAFRVVAVVLVGGAFLAFGDAIAELVGQPAIAPLLRIGAGYVAVHSLFTFSMVLFQGYNRVDYSAAIRAVGTVGRLLLAVAGVFLLGGAVGAMTGYVVGYGVGAAAGLGLLYVKCYRGTERADRAEAGLARRVLRYSVPLTATRGANVLDKRVDTILVGYFMNPVAVGYYYLAKQVVGFIQTPAASLGFTISPTYGEEKAGGDTERAARLYETTLRHVLLLYVPAGAGMVLTAKPALRLIFGEQWVPAAPVLQVFAGFVVLQAIAYITSDALDFLGRATERAYAKGATSIANFLLNLVLIPEYGVVGAAAATVVTFGAYVAVNLWVIHSELDLSVDRITRHLGAVVAVTAAMSVAVWAALTTAPSPVAVVLAIPLGIAVWAALSVFGGLLDPDRVSAIL; this is encoded by the coding sequence GTGGACGTAAAACGAATCTCGCGCGGACTCAAGGCGACGGTCGGGGCGCGGACGCTCCACATGGTCGCCAGCGGCCTGCTGACGCTGGTACTGACCAGGTTCCTGATCAGCCAGTCCGAGTACGGCCTGCTCGGGTCGGCCGTCGCGGTGCTCGGGGTCGCCCAGCTGTTCGGCGACCTCGGCATCGGGAAGGCGGCGGCCCGCTACGTCACCGAGTACCGCGAGAAGGACCCCGGACAGGTGCCCCACGTCCTGCGGGCCGCGGTGGCGTTCCGCGTCGTCGCGGTGGTGCTCGTCGGCGGGGCGTTCCTGGCGTTCGGCGATGCGATCGCCGAACTCGTCGGCCAGCCCGCGATCGCGCCGCTGCTCCGAATCGGTGCGGGCTACGTCGCGGTCCACTCGCTGTTCACCTTCTCGATGGTCCTGTTCCAGGGGTACAACCGGGTCGACTACAGCGCGGCCATCCGGGCGGTCGGCACCGTCGGCCGCCTCCTGCTGGCGGTCGCAGGAGTCTTCCTCCTCGGCGGCGCGGTGGGGGCGATGACCGGCTACGTGGTCGGCTACGGCGTCGGCGCGGCCGCCGGCCTCGGTCTGCTCTACGTCAAGTGCTACCGCGGAACCGAACGCGCCGACCGGGCCGAGGCGGGACTGGCCCGCCGCGTGTTGCGCTACAGCGTGCCGCTGACCGCGACCCGGGGTGCGAACGTCCTCGACAAGCGGGTCGACACCATCCTGGTCGGCTACTTCATGAACCCGGTCGCGGTCGGCTACTACTACCTCGCCAAGCAGGTCGTCGGGTTCATCCAGACGCCCGCGGCCTCGCTCGGGTTCACCATCTCGCCGACCTACGGCGAGGAGAAGGCCGGCGGCGACACCGAGCGGGCGGCCCGCCTCTACGAGACGACGCTCCGGCACGTCCTGTTGCTGTACGTGCCGGCGGGCGCGGGCATGGTGCTGACCGCCAAGCCCGCGCTCAGGCTCATCTTCGGCGAGCAGTGGGTGCCGGCCGCGCCCGTCCTCCAGGTGTTCGCGGGCTTCGTCGTCCTCCAGGCCATCGCGTACATCACCAGCGACGCGCTCGACTTCCTCGGCCGGGCGACCGAGCGCGCCTACGCGAAGGGCGCGACGTCGATAGCCAACTTCCTGCTGAACCTCGTGCTGATTCCGGAGTACGGCGTGGTCGGGGCGGCCGCCGCCACGGTGGTCACCTTCGGCGCCTACGTCGCGGTGAACCTCTGGGTCATCCACAGCGAACTCGACCTCTCGGTCGACCGCATCACCCGCCACCTCGGCGCCGTCGTCGCGGTCACCGCGGCGATGTCGGTGGCGGTGTGGGCCGCGCTCACCACCGCACCGAGTCCGGTCGCGGTCGTGCTGGCGATACCGCTCGGCATCGCGGTCTGGGCCGCCCTGTCGGTGTTCGGCGGCCTGCTCGACCCCGACCGCGTGTCGGCGATCCTCTGA
- a CDS encoding alkaline phosphatase family protein — MTTETTDADRAFVLGLDGVPWYLIEEWVEDGKLPNFSRLVEEGAAGPLESTMPPTTALAWPTIATGTWADKHGVYSFRDVQSDYTNRMNTSNDLKQPELWDVLSPAVVGNVPMTYPADEIDGKMVTGMMTPEIGEGFTHPPELREEIEEKIPNYDVGLSWDEYHGRQDEFLADLADLLTARRKLLRQLMETDDWRLFFFVFTAPDRLQHLIWDDDVLLGHYRELDDILGEVLDYVEERDANLFVVSDHGFGPVETYVHTNTFLEREGFLSRKGGSSRGALEKLGLTKDKVRGAINAMGINEKALYDHLPDSIVESLASSVPGTHELFDVDFEETVAFTHGSGDLYINDTERFDSGIVEPEDVPEVKARVRERLEALQDPQTGETILNVYDGDELFVTDPESPDLVVRAVDGYLVGNSLTDRVFRDSEMDATHRSEGVFFAWGPNVGAETTPEDATVADVAPTLLHSLGEAVPDHADGRVLSEVFDDDSKAARRAVSRRAYDTAGPEDAVEADFDDVESRLQGLGYME; from the coding sequence ATGACGACGGAAACAACCGACGCAGACCGGGCGTTCGTTCTCGGACTCGACGGGGTACCGTGGTATCTCATCGAGGAGTGGGTGGAAGACGGAAAGCTACCGAACTTCTCCCGCCTCGTCGAAGAGGGCGCGGCCGGGCCGCTGGAGAGCACGATGCCGCCGACCACCGCGCTGGCGTGGCCGACCATCGCCACCGGCACCTGGGCCGACAAGCACGGCGTCTACTCCTTCCGGGACGTGCAGTCGGACTACACCAACCGGATGAACACCAGCAACGACCTCAAACAGCCCGAACTCTGGGACGTGCTCTCGCCCGCCGTCGTCGGCAACGTCCCGATGACCTACCCCGCCGACGAGATAGACGGCAAGATGGTGACGGGGATGATGACCCCCGAGATCGGCGAGGGGTTCACCCACCCGCCGGAACTCCGCGAGGAGATCGAGGAGAAGATTCCCAATTACGACGTCGGCCTGTCGTGGGACGAGTACCACGGCCGACAGGACGAGTTCCTCGCCGACCTCGCCGACCTGCTCACCGCCCGGCGCAAACTGCTCCGACAGTTGATGGAAACCGACGACTGGCGGCTCTTCTTCTTCGTGTTCACCGCCCCGGACCGCCTCCAACACCTCATCTGGGACGACGACGTGCTGCTGGGCCACTACCGCGAACTCGACGACATCCTCGGGGAGGTCCTCGACTACGTCGAGGAGCGGGACGCCAACCTCTTCGTCGTCTCGGACCACGGCTTCGGCCCGGTCGAAACCTACGTCCACACCAACACCTTCCTCGAACGCGAGGGCTTCCTCTCGCGGAAGGGCGGCTCCTCGCGCGGAGCCCTCGAAAAACTCGGCCTGACCAAGGACAAGGTCCGCGGCGCCATCAACGCGATGGGCATCAACGAGAAGGCGCTGTACGACCACCTGCCCGACTCCATCGTCGAGTCACTGGCCTCCTCGGTGCCCGGCACCCACGAACTCTTCGACGTCGACTTCGAGGAAACCGTCGCGTTCACCCACGGCTCCGGCGACCTCTACATCAACGACACCGAGCGCTTCGACAGCGGAATCGTCGAACCGGAGGACGTCCCCGAGGTCAAGGCCCGGGTGCGCGAGCGCCTCGAAGCGCTCCAGGACCCCCAGACCGGCGAAACCATCCTGAACGTCTACGACGGCGACGAACTCTTCGTGACCGACCCCGAGTCGCCCGACCTCGTGGTCCGGGCGGTCGACGGCTACCTCGTCGGCAACTCGCTCACCGACCGCGTGTTCCGCGACAGCGAGATGGACGCGACCCACCGTAGCGAGGGCGTCTTCTTCGCGTGGGGGCCGAACGTGGGCGCGGAGACGACCCCCGAAGACGCCACCGTCGCCGACGTCGCCCCGACCCTCCTCCACAGTCTCGGGGAGGCGGTTCCGGACCACGCCGACGGCCGGGTACTCTCGGAGGTGTTCGACGACGACTCGAAGGCCGCCCGCCGGGCGGTTTCGCGCCGGGCGTACGACACCGCCGGCCCGGAGGACGCGGTGGAAGCCGACTTCGACGACGTCGAGTCGCGCCTCCAAGGCCTGGGCTATATGGAGTGA
- a CDS encoding DUF354 domain-containing protein has translation MKVVVTVQHPAHVHFFRPVVAKLRERGNRVRIFAREKDVALDLLDHYGMEYTVLAGKPDSLGGLARTQATYEYRLLRAAREFDPDVMTAIGGTAVAHVSRLVDARSVVWIDNEGIFAHKITTPFAHAVATPRQFGTDLGGKHVRYDGYQELAYLHPDRFDPDPGRLARHGVDPDDRYAFVRFRDWSALHDVGEAGFSGADKCELVESLSEHGTVYVSSESPLPAAFDDHRLPVPPHLAHDLLYHADLYVGDSATMSTEAALLGTPAVRCQSFAGDDDMSNFEELAEHGLLYSTDDGREAVREAKALARCDETAVAWRRRRRRLLREKIDVVPFAVELLVREGRKAGGVEPRRERPARGVRAAATADD, from the coding sequence GTGAAGGTCGTCGTCACCGTTCAGCACCCCGCCCACGTCCACTTCTTCAGGCCCGTAGTGGCGAAACTCCGCGAGCGGGGCAACCGGGTCCGAATCTTCGCCCGGGAGAAGGACGTGGCGCTCGACCTGCTCGACCACTACGGGATGGAGTACACCGTCCTCGCGGGGAAACCCGACTCGCTCGGCGGTCTCGCCCGGACCCAGGCGACCTACGAGTACCGACTCCTCCGTGCCGCCCGGGAGTTCGACCCGGACGTGATGACCGCCATCGGCGGGACCGCGGTCGCGCACGTCTCGCGACTGGTCGACGCCCGGAGCGTGGTCTGGATAGACAACGAGGGCATCTTCGCCCACAAGATCACGACACCGTTCGCCCACGCCGTCGCGACACCCCGGCAGTTCGGGACCGACCTGGGCGGCAAGCACGTCCGGTACGACGGCTACCAGGAACTGGCGTACCTCCACCCCGACCGGTTCGACCCCGACCCGGGGCGACTCGCCCGCCACGGCGTCGACCCCGACGACCGCTACGCGTTCGTCCGGTTCCGCGACTGGTCGGCGCTCCACGACGTGGGCGAGGCCGGGTTCTCGGGCGCCGACAAGTGTGAACTGGTTGAGTCGCTCTCCGAGCACGGCACCGTCTACGTCTCCAGCGAGTCGCCGCTCCCCGCGGCGTTCGACGACCACCGCCTGCCGGTGCCGCCCCACCTCGCCCACGACCTGCTGTACCACGCCGACCTCTACGTCGGCGATTCGGCGACGATGTCGACCGAGGCGGCGCTGTTGGGCACGCCGGCGGTGCGGTGTCAGTCGTTCGCGGGCGACGACGACATGTCGAACTTCGAGGAACTAGCCGAACACGGCCTGCTCTACTCCACCGACGACGGCCGGGAGGCCGTCAGGGAGGCGAAGGCGCTGGCTCGGTGCGACGAGACGGCGGTCGCCTGGCGGCGTCGGCGTCGGCGATTGCTTCGGGAAAAGATAGACGTTGTTCCGTTCGCGGTCGAACTTCTGGTGCGAGAAGGGAGGAAGGCGGGCGGCGTCGAACCGCGGCGCGAACGCCCCGCGCGGGGCGTTCGCGCCGCGGCGACGGCGGACGACTAG
- a CDS encoding methyl-accepting chemotaxis protein produces the protein MSEDLQQAQAVHLGHAVNDPDEAVTDAPELGKRHATAGVSPATFAATYGAGVQTLVAETFEQLEARLGSGNDAVASELQRAERELQSSVSATFTDMEAGLDVYGVGGDDEGELNVDDDELLDGVGVPVFMLDTQREEVAAWNAALEELTGVPAEDALGTTHVSEAFYPDGRRVQTLADKVAEAPETADREFGVERADADRTLYVDSSTMVDANGKEREIDFSAMPVYDGGELVAVVETIRDRTEDVRRQEGVTALVEELIDTLTAMETGNLSARATYDDEYGVVDDSLVEVVDQVNAMGERFERLTERVADQTDNLEGSVENAAESARVIERRVDEQTDQLSEVATQMENFSASMQEVAASSDQVASAAEQAKASADSGLESSTGAREATDEVIEMSEDLVGTVTELESQMNEIEDVVEVIAEVADQTNLLALNANIEAARAGEAGSGFEVVADEVKQLANETREHTEEIATRIEDIQSQANETVVAVEESNEQVKTAGDEIEDALVALEEIADAVEEAATGVTEVAQANDEQAANVEQVTATVEDVRDRTREVEEATTDIVDAARQQTEAIDELSSRVDDMRNA, from the coding sequence GTGAGCGAAGACCTCCAGCAGGCGCAGGCGGTCCACCTCGGCCACGCGGTCAACGACCCGGATGAGGCGGTCACCGACGCCCCGGAACTCGGGAAGCGACACGCCACCGCGGGCGTCTCCCCGGCGACGTTCGCCGCCACCTACGGCGCGGGGGTCCAGACGCTCGTCGCCGAGACGTTCGAACAGCTCGAAGCCCGACTCGGGTCGGGTAACGATGCGGTCGCGTCGGAGCTCCAGCGCGCCGAACGCGAGCTACAGTCGTCGGTGTCGGCGACGTTCACCGACATGGAGGCGGGTCTCGACGTGTACGGCGTCGGCGGCGACGACGAGGGCGAACTCAACGTCGACGACGACGAGTTGCTCGACGGCGTGGGCGTCCCGGTGTTCATGCTCGACACCCAGCGAGAGGAGGTCGCGGCGTGGAACGCCGCGCTCGAAGAGCTGACCGGCGTCCCCGCCGAGGATGCGCTGGGCACGACCCACGTCAGCGAGGCGTTCTACCCCGACGGTCGTCGGGTGCAGACGCTCGCCGACAAGGTGGCGGAGGCGCCCGAAACCGCAGACCGCGAGTTCGGCGTCGAACGCGCCGACGCCGACCGAACGCTGTACGTCGACAGCAGTACGATGGTCGACGCCAACGGCAAGGAGCGAGAAATCGACTTCTCGGCGATGCCGGTGTACGACGGCGGCGAGTTGGTCGCCGTCGTCGAAACCATCCGCGACCGCACCGAAGACGTGCGCCGGCAGGAGGGCGTCACCGCGCTCGTCGAGGAACTCATCGATACGCTGACCGCGATGGAGACGGGCAACCTCTCCGCACGGGCGACGTACGACGACGAGTACGGCGTCGTCGACGACTCGCTGGTCGAAGTCGTCGACCAGGTGAACGCCATGGGCGAGCGGTTCGAGCGGTTGACCGAGCGCGTCGCCGACCAGACCGACAACCTCGAAGGCTCGGTGGAGAACGCCGCCGAATCGGCCCGCGTCATCGAACGCCGCGTGGACGAACAGACCGATCAGCTGTCGGAGGTCGCCACGCAGATGGAGAACTTCTCGGCGAGCATGCAGGAGGTCGCCGCCAGTTCCGACCAGGTGGCCTCCGCGGCCGAGCAGGCCAAGGCGTCGGCCGACAGCGGTCTCGAATCCAGCACCGGCGCCCGCGAGGCGACCGACGAGGTCATCGAGATGAGCGAGGACCTGGTGGGAACCGTGACCGAACTCGAGTCCCAGATGAACGAGATCGAGGACGTGGTCGAGGTCATCGCGGAGGTCGCCGACCAGACGAATCTGCTCGCGCTCAACGCCAACATCGAGGCCGCCCGCGCGGGCGAGGCCGGCAGCGGCTTCGAGGTCGTCGCCGACGAGGTCAAGCAGTTGGCGAACGAGACTCGCGAGCACACCGAGGAGATCGCGACCCGCATCGAGGACATCCAGTCGCAGGCCAACGAGACGGTCGTCGCGGTCGAGGAGTCCAACGAGCAGGTCAAGACCGCCGGCGACGAGATCGAGGACGCGCTGGTGGCGCTCGAAGAGATCGCCGACGCGGTCGAGGAGGCCGCGACCGGCGTGACAGAGGTCGCGCAGGCCAACGACGAACAGGCCGCGAACGTCGAGCAGGTCACGGCGACCGTCGAGGACGTCCGCGACCGGACCCGCGAGGTCGAAGAGGCGACGACCGACATCGTGGACGCGGCCCGCCAGCAGACCGAGGCCATCGACGAACTGTCGTCCCGCGTGGACGACATGCGCAACGCCTGA
- a CDS encoding NAD-dependent epimerase/dehydratase family protein — MEDDLRQRDPPAVEAIDHDVSNQSVLVTGGAGFVGSHIARALVGDNEVRVLDDCSGGAAENVPDDAELVEGDVRNPETVADAMDGADLVFHEAALVSVEESVNDPRKSHTTNATATLEVLERARAEDARVVLASSAAVYGHPESVPVAEGDAKEPTSPYGIDKLALDHYARRYHDLYGLETVPLRYFNVYGPGQNPEYSAVVNVFFRQAAEGGPLTIEGDGQQTRDFVHVSDVVRANLLAATTDRVGEPFNVGTGHSVTVEELAETVVEVTNSDAEITHVDPRPGDIDHSEADISKAEDALGYEPTVSLEAGLRALAEEKGLR; from the coding sequence ATGGAAGACGACCTTCGCCAGCGCGACCCGCCCGCCGTCGAGGCCATCGACCACGACGTCTCGAACCAGTCGGTCCTCGTCACGGGCGGTGCGGGGTTCGTCGGCAGCCACATCGCCCGGGCGCTGGTCGGCGATAACGAGGTCCGGGTGCTCGACGACTGCTCGGGCGGGGCGGCGGAGAACGTCCCCGACGACGCCGAACTCGTCGAGGGCGACGTCCGGAACCCCGAGACGGTCGCCGACGCGATGGACGGTGCGGACCTCGTCTTCCACGAGGCCGCGCTTGTCAGCGTCGAGGAGTCGGTGAACGACCCCCGAAAGAGCCACACCACCAACGCCACGGCGACGCTGGAGGTGCTCGAACGCGCTCGCGCCGAGGACGCCCGCGTCGTGCTGGCGTCCTCGGCGGCCGTCTACGGCCACCCCGAGTCGGTTCCCGTCGCCGAGGGCGACGCGAAGGAACCGACCTCGCCGTACGGCATCGACAAACTCGCGCTCGACCACTACGCCCGGCGGTACCACGACCTCTACGGACTGGAAACCGTTCCGCTTCGGTACTTCAACGTCTACGGTCCGGGCCAGAACCCCGAGTACAGCGCGGTCGTGAACGTCTTCTTCCGGCAGGCCGCCGAGGGCGGCCCGCTCACCATCGAGGGCGACGGCCAACAGACCCGCGACTTCGTCCACGTCAGCGACGTCGTCCGAGCGAACCTGCTCGCGGCGACCACCGACCGCGTGGGCGAACCGTTCAACGTCGGCACCGGGCACAGCGTCACCGTCGAGGAACTCGCCGAGACGGTGGTCGAGGTGACGAACTCGGACGCTGAGATAACCCACGTCGACCCCCGTCCGGGCGACATCGACCACAGCGAGGCCGACATCTCGAAGGCCGAAGATGCGCTCGGCTACGAACCGACGGTGTCGCTGGAGGCGGGACTGCGGGCGCTGGCCGAGGAGAAGGGTCTGCGGTAA
- a CDS encoding glycosyltransferase — MKVLSLLTNESGFHRRETAAMADLGVDRDALVVPGDPNDRSVADYLRYLPAVVRRAGDYDLVHANYGLTAPFALAQRRVPVVLSLWGSDLMGEYGRLSEACARRVEEVVVMSEEMAGRLDRDAHVVPHGVDATQFRPEPAGRARRRLGWDADARHVLFPYSPGRPVKDFPKAGRVVEAARDRLDAPVELHPLGGVDHEEMPTYYNASDALLVTSRREGSPNSVKEAMSCGVPVVSTDVGDVRERLAGVRPATVASTDEELAAGLADVLVDPRRSNGREAIADVRVEATAERLKAVYERALDRGPESGPQRAAAPADRI; from the coding sequence ATGAAGGTACTGAGCTTACTGACGAACGAGTCGGGATTCCACCGACGGGAGACGGCCGCGATGGCCGACCTCGGCGTCGACCGAGACGCGCTGGTCGTGCCCGGCGACCCGAACGACCGGTCGGTCGCCGACTACCTCCGCTATCTACCCGCGGTCGTGCGCCGGGCCGGCGACTACGACCTGGTCCACGCCAACTACGGGCTGACCGCGCCGTTCGCGCTGGCCCAGCGGCGGGTCCCGGTCGTGCTCTCGCTGTGGGGGTCGGACCTGATGGGCGAGTACGGCCGGTTGAGCGAGGCGTGCGCCCGGCGGGTCGAAGAGGTGGTGGTGATGTCCGAGGAGATGGCCGGGCGACTCGACCGGGACGCCCACGTAGTTCCCCACGGCGTCGACGCGACCCAGTTCCGGCCGGAACCGGCGGGGCGCGCCCGGCGGCGACTCGGGTGGGACGCCGACGCGCGCCACGTCCTGTTTCCCTACTCGCCGGGGCGCCCCGTCAAGGACTTCCCGAAGGCCGGCCGGGTCGTCGAGGCCGCCCGCGACCGACTCGACGCGCCGGTCGAACTCCACCCGCTCGGCGGGGTCGACCACGAGGAGATGCCGACGTACTACAACGCCTCGGACGCGCTGCTGGTGACCTCCCGACGGGAGGGGTCGCCGAACTCCGTCAAGGAGGCGATGAGCTGCGGCGTCCCGGTGGTTTCGACCGACGTGGGCGACGTGCGCGAGCGACTCGCGGGCGTCAGGCCCGCGACCGTGGCGTCGACCGACGAGGAACTCGCCGCGGGACTCGCCGACGTGCTGGTCGACCCGCGGCGCTCGAACGGACGCGAGGCGATAGCCGACGTCCGGGTCGAGGCGACCGCGGAGCGCCTCAAGGCGGTGTACGAGCGCGCACTCGACCGCGGGCCCGAGTCGGGCCCGCAGCGGGCCGCGGCGCCGGCCGACCGAATCTGA
- a CDS encoding GNAT family N-acetyltransferase, which translates to MRVEQLELSEWESALPNDGFEVFHRPEALEVVDRHADAEMKLFGGFKGQQPIALLPVFVQRRSVGTAVTSPPPGLGIPRLGPILMPTSPKRRKQEKVNQEFTESVLEQVGTDLDLDARLAEAGVESPFAEKVLDTLDVDSRLTLFRMICNTDYADPRPYSWGGDLQVEPNFTYFLDLENRDAEEVRKSFSKSLRREIRDAEDLDVTIETEGLEGARDIYRATEQRYAEQDEPFTLSWSYVRDLFEALDNRARAYVARDENGEYLSGITTLYSNDAAYFWQGGAKCIYEGTAVNSLIHWRLIEDIIEEPPVESVTQYDLMGANTERLCRYKAKFGADLVPYYVVESPGAAMNVAKRAYQLVQ; encoded by the coding sequence AATCGGCACTACCGAACGACGGCTTCGAGGTCTTCCACCGCCCGGAAGCGCTCGAAGTCGTCGACCGACACGCCGACGCAGAGATGAAGCTGTTCGGCGGATTCAAGGGCCAACAGCCCATCGCGCTGTTGCCCGTGTTCGTCCAGCGCCGGTCGGTCGGGACGGCGGTCACCTCGCCGCCGCCGGGGCTCGGGATTCCGCGACTGGGTCCCATCCTCATGCCGACCAGCCCGAAGCGCCGCAAACAGGAGAAGGTCAACCAGGAGTTCACGGAGTCCGTCCTGGAGCAGGTCGGCACCGACCTCGACCTCGACGCCCGCCTCGCGGAGGCGGGCGTCGAGTCGCCGTTCGCCGAGAAGGTGCTGGACACCCTCGACGTCGACTCGCGGCTGACGCTGTTCCGGATGATCTGCAACACCGACTACGCCGACCCCCGGCCGTACTCGTGGGGCGGCGACCTCCAGGTCGAGCCCAACTTCACGTACTTCCTCGACCTGGAGAACCGTGACGCGGAGGAGGTCCGCAAGTCGTTCTCCAAGAGCCTCCGCCGGGAGATTCGGGACGCCGAGGACCTCGACGTGACCATCGAGACGGAGGGCTTGGAGGGCGCCCGCGACATCTACCGGGCGACCGAACAGCGGTACGCAGAGCAGGACGAACCGTTCACGCTGTCGTGGAGCTACGTCCGGGACCTCTTCGAGGCGCTTGACAACCGGGCGCGGGCCTACGTCGCCCGCGACGAGAACGGCGAGTACCTCTCGGGCATCACGACGCTGTACTCGAACGACGCCGCCTACTTCTGGCAGGGCGGCGCCAAGTGCATCTACGAGGGGACCGCGGTCAACAGCCTCATCCACTGGCGGCTCATCGAGGACATCATCGAGGAACCGCCGGTCGAATCGGTGACCCAGTACGACCTGATGGGTGCGAACACCGAGCGACTCTGCCGGTACAAGGCGAAGTTCGGCGCCGACCTCGTCCCCTACTACGTGGTCGAGTCGCCGGGCGCGGCGATGAACGTCGCCAAGCGCGCCTACCAGTTGGTTCAGTAG
- a CDS encoding CheF family chemotaxis protein — MSEGEYKITDTQGKFLQVVKKGRKLNDPDWTSGRILLSNKRLVLAGNEGKRSIPLSDVNGIKGRYDVNQAVTSVSDYLSIEFGRNVVLLSTSVDIDEFETDVYGALLNQQMILTKHPAVEGGVVQNTDWEKARIKISEGMVNVAIASGTFVGIELDDIGGVDRGTRTVKGEQRTVLEVEHTQGDTSVQTYISGQTRRCSLLETLLRKGERKSKGGVELSEVEKEVLMALYSGVSSFEIPDFLGMDVDEVESIFERLIEVDVLEEVRKRREVSLKTRGRNIASESINEK, encoded by the coding sequence ATGAGCGAAGGCGAGTACAAGATAACTGACACGCAGGGAAAGTTCCTGCAGGTCGTCAAGAAGGGCCGGAAGCTGAACGACCCCGACTGGACCAGCGGCCGCATTCTACTGTCGAACAAGCGACTCGTGCTCGCGGGCAACGAGGGCAAGCGGTCGATTCCGCTCTCGGACGTCAACGGCATCAAGGGTCGGTACGACGTCAACCAGGCGGTCACCAGCGTCTCCGACTACCTGAGCATCGAGTTCGGCCGCAACGTCGTCCTGCTGTCGACGAGCGTCGACATCGACGAGTTCGAAACCGACGTCTACGGCGCGCTCCTCAACCAGCAGATGATCCTCACCAAGCACCCGGCGGTCGAAGGGGGCGTGGTGCAGAACACCGACTGGGAGAAGGCGCGCATCAAGATCTCGGAGGGGATGGTGAACGTCGCCATCGCCAGCGGCACGTTCGTCGGCATCGAACTCGACGACATCGGCGGGGTCGACCGGGGGACCCGGACGGTCAAGGGCGAGCAGCGGACCGTCCTGGAGGTCGAACACACCCAGGGCGACACGAGCGTCCAGACGTACATCTCGGGTCAGACCCGGCGGTGTTCGTTGCTGGAGACGCTGCTCCGGAAGGGCGAGCGAAAGAGCAAGGGCGGCGTCGAACTGAGCGAGGTCGAGAAGGAGGTGCTGATGGCGCTGTACTCGGGGGTTTCGTCGTTCGAGATTCCCGACTTCCTCGGCATGGACGTCGACGAAGTCGAGAGCATCTTCGAGCGACTCATCGAGGTCGACGTCCTCGAAGAGGTGCGAAAGCGCCGCGAAGTGAGTCTGAAGACTCGCGGGCGCAACATCGCCAGCGAGTCCATCAACGAGAAGTGA